Below is a window of Syntrophomonas wolfei subsp. wolfei str. Goettingen G311 DNA.
ATTGGCTTTGTATTCGCTATACAGCTCATTACGAAAGGTACTGCGATCTTTATCAAAAGCTACGGCAATATGCGTAGGCTGAATCTCAGCCAGCACCCGGTTGAACATGGTCAGGAAACCGTATACCCCATTGGTGTAAACCCCGGCGGAATTATGCAGCAGCGGCAGAGCATAAAAAGCCCGGTACAACAGACTGTTTCCATCTATGAGTATAAATTTATCGGCCATAAATACCCCATCCTTGTCGTTATTCTACCCGAACCTCCATCCCGTGATGGGTCTGCTTGAGTGGGGGAATCAAGTCCCCCTTGCTCCTCAAAGCTCGTTCCTCATATTAATAATAACATTCTTTCCCCCCAAGAAAAAAAGTATTGGAATTCCCAATACTCTCCTAAAACCTTTTTAATCTCATAATCAATATTCATAAGCTCTTACGGCTTGAATCCAATTTTTGCCAAAACTTTAAAATTAAGCTGTAATCGCTCCAATCATTTTTCTTGAATTATCAAAATGTCTAAGTTAACTTTAGTTCCTTCCGGTTTGTTTTCTTCCATAATAACTTCAATGTTATTAGTATCTTCTCCCTTTTCGGAATTAAAGAGCATTTTATTATCCGGCGCAGAAGCCGCTTTTTCTTTAGCTAATTCCTCTTTTTCATCTTCTCTTGCTTCCTCATTATTTTCTATTTTAACCATGCTTAATTTCTCACTATCGGAAAATTCGCTTTTCTCCAGCAGTAGGGGTTTTTCGTCCAAATCAGGAGCTTGCAGCACTTTATCCTGTCCACTTGCTTCTATAAGATCCGCAACATCAAGCTTCCTCCCAATTGCTTCTAATTCCATTAGAAGCTGAGGGACTTCTTGCGGTTCCACTTCCAGGACCACCCTTCGCGCCTCACTGTTGCCATAAGACCCGGATGTCATACTGTATTTGATTTCCCGCTCATCGGCAATCTCTATTACCTGAGCCAGGGCCGTTGACAGTTCTTTCACCATTATATGGCTGGAATAGCTATCATCCCCGGCAGTCTTGGGCTCCACTTCTTCCTGGGTATTAACCGCCCCTACCCCCACACTCACTTTGGCCCTGGGATTAGTGTCAATCTGAGCTTCCGGTTCAGCGGATTCTCGGTTGCTATTATCCTCTTCCTGATTCCATTTTTGAAAACGCTCTATTATATCCTCGATAGCTATTCGGGGTTTTTTCTGTTCCTTTTTATTCTGCCAGGACACAAGAAAATCCCCGACAGATAGGTAGCTGCTGGCATATATACCTGACGCCAGGGCTAATCCCGCCAATACTGCCGCAATCCATCCGGTCTTTTTGGGTCGGTCGATAGTAGTAGCACTAAATATCTTGTTTTTGTTTTCCTGCAGTCGTTTTTGAACAACGGTGGAGAAATCATTCGGGGGCAGCGGTGATTCCAATTGCTGCATAATACCACGAAGAAGCCGGTAATCATCCAGCTCTTTACGGCAGTCTGCACATTGAGCAAGGTGGGCTTCCAGTGCTTTTGTTTCTTTCTCACTTGTCATTTCATCAATGTAGGCTGAAAGCAGCTCACTGACCTGCTCACATTTCATGACTTTTTCCTCCCGGTTTTTAGACGAGATGGCTAGGGCAAAAGTTCCCTCTCTACCCATTGTTTCCTTAAAATACTTCTGGCTCTGCTAAGACGCGACTTGACCGTGCCCACCGAACAATTCAAAACATAAGCGATTTGTTCATAACTCAAGTCCATACTATCCCTTAAGATTATTACCGCTTTATGTTCAGGCTTCATCTGGTCTAAGAGGCCTTGTATGTATTGTGATAATTCTTTCTGTTCATATACCCGATCTACCGGGGGCGAAGGGTCCACTATTTCCCTCTCAACTTCACTACCACGACTGGTAACGGCTGCTTCGTCCAACGAAAGAGGAACAATCCTTCTCTTTCGGCGCCTGAGTTCATCCAGGCAAACATTAGTGGTAATTCGAAATATCCAGGTGCCAAAACTGGAATTTCCCTTAAAAGTCTTTAAGGAACGAAAGGCTTTTAGAAAAACTTCCTGAGACATATCATACGCATCATCTTCATTCCCCATGTACCTGAAGCTTAAAGCATAAACTTTGTTTTGATATTGCAAAACCAATTTTTCAAAAGCCTGAGTGTCACCCTCCATACTTTTCTTCACCAGTTCTTGTTCTGATTGCATAAGGTATTTCTCCTTAAAAAAGTTGGAAATAGGCTTAAATTCTTATTCTTATAAAATCAATACTATAAAGTTTTCGCCATCTTTTATAAAATTCCTTTTGTTATTTCCCTGCCTTGTTATAACAAGAGGTGAAGCTTTTACCTGCCTCTACCAAAGGTTGACAGAAGCACAGATAAAAGGAAGACTCATTTTTACCCCTTTTTTCCTCCCCGTTACTTTTCCCTTTTCAAAAAAACACTATCCCCATACCTTATCAATCTTGACAAGGCTAAAAGAGGCTACTATAATTATCTTTGCATTGGAATTTAAAAAACCAGCCAGAGTGTCGGAATTGGCAGACGAGCGCGACTCAAAATCGTGTGCCTTACAGCGTGTGGGTTCGAGTCCCACCTCTGGCACCATAGGAAAAACAGGGGCTTAAAAGCCCCTTAATTATTTTCTGATATTCAGTTTGGTAAATTTTTTGCCAATTTTACTGCCGTTTGGTTTTAAACAAATCTTAAGCTTTCGTTCTCGCTTATCCAAAAATGGCAGGTTTTTTACATCGGAACTGCGGAGCAGTTCCAACACTCCGCTGCAACGAGGCGGGGGATTAGAACCCGTCACCTGTTTTGTTAATAGGCGACCGCTTAGCAGGGGGCATATTTCACCTCGTTATAATAATAAGTATGGGTTGTTACTTTTATTGATTTTGCAACAAAATTTCTCTTCTTATTTCTACAGTTTGTTCTAGACTCAATCCTTTTTTGTTATTCACCATAGTCTTCTCCCAATCGCCATACATTGGATTAGGTAAAACTATAAACTTCTTACCCCATTTTTCTTT
It encodes the following:
- a CDS encoding anti-sigma factor family protein, with protein sequence MKCEQVSELLSAYIDEMTSEKETKALEAHLAQCADCRKELDDYRLLRGIMQQLESPLPPNDFSTVVQKRLQENKNKIFSATTIDRPKKTGWIAAVLAGLALASGIYASSYLSVGDFLVSWQNKKEQKKPRIAIEDIIERFQKWNQEEDNSNRESAEPEAQIDTNPRAKVSVGVGAVNTQEEVEPKTAGDDSYSSHIMVKELSTALAQVIEIADEREIKYSMTSGSYGNSEARRVVLEVEPQEVPQLLMELEAIGRKLDVADLIEASGQDKVLQAPDLDEKPLLLEKSEFSDSEKLSMVKIENNEEAREDEKEELAKEKAASAPDNKMLFNSEKGEDTNNIEVIMEENKPEGTKVNLDILIIQEK
- a CDS encoding RNA polymerase sigma factor, which produces MQSEQELVKKSMEGDTQAFEKLVLQYQNKVYALSFRYMGNEDDAYDMSQEVFLKAFRSLKTFKGNSSFGTWIFRITTNVCLDELRRRKRRIVPLSLDEAAVTSRGSEVEREIVDPSPPVDRVYEQKELSQYIQGLLDQMKPEHKAVIILRDSMDLSYEQIAYVLNCSVGTVKSRLSRARSILRKQWVERELLP